A genome region from Panthera leo isolate Ple1 chromosome A2, P.leo_Ple1_pat1.1, whole genome shotgun sequence includes the following:
- the S1PR2 gene encoding sphingosine 1-phosphate receptor 2 codes for MGSLYSEYLSPSKVLEHYNYTKETLDTQETTSRWVALAIIVLICFTIVVENLMVLIAVARNSKFHSAMYLFLGNLAASDLLTGVAFVANTLLSGPVTLGLTPLEWFAREGSAFITLSASVFSLLAIAIERHVAIAKVKLYGSDKSCRMLLLIVASWLISLVLGGLPILGWNCLGHLEACSTVLPLYTKHYVLCVVTIFSVILLAIVALYVRIYCVVRSSHVDVTGPQTLALLKTVTIVLGVFIVCWLPAFSILLLDYACPVRSCPVLYKAHYFFAFATLNSLLNPVIYTWRSRDLRREVLRPLQCCRRAAGVQGRRGGTPGHRLLPLRSSSSLERGTHMPTSPTLLEGNTVV; via the coding sequence ATGGGCAGCCTGTACTCAGAGTACCTAAGCCCCAGCAAGGTCCTGGAACACTATAATTACACCAAGGAGACGCTGGACACTCAGGAGACGACCTCCCGCTGGGTGGCGTTGGCCATCATCGTCCTCATCTGCTTCACCATCGTGGTGGAGAACCTGATGGTGCTCATTGCTGTCGCTCGCAACAGCAAGTTCCACTCGGCCATGTACCTGTTCCTGGGCAACCTAGCCGCCTCGGACCTGCTGACAGGTGTGGCCTTTGTAGCCAACACCTTGCTCTCAGGCCCCGTCACGCTGGGGCTGACCCCTTTGGAGTGGTTTGCCCGAGAGGGCTCCGCCTTCATCACGCTTTCCGCCTCCGTCTTCAGCCTCCTGGCCATCGCCATCGAGCGGCACGTGGCCATCGCCAAGGTCAAGCTCTACGGCAGCGACAAGAGCTGCCGCATGCTGCTGCTCATCGTGGCCTCGTGGCTCATCTCGCTTGTTCTCGGAGGCCTGCCCATCCTGGGCTGGAACTGCCTGGGCCATCTCGAGGCCTGTTCCACCGTGCTGCCGCTTTATACCAAGCACTACGTGCTCTGCGTGGTGACCATCTTCTCCGTCATCTTACTGGCCATCGTCGCTCTGTACGTCCGCATCTACTGCGTGGTCCGTTCCAGCCACGTCGACGTGACCGGCCCACAGACGCTGGCCCTGCTCAAGACGGTCACCATCGTGCTGGGTGTCTTCATCGTCTGCTGGCTGCCTGCCTTTAGCATCCTGCTCCTGGACTATGCCTGTCCCGTCCGGTCCTGCCCCGTCCTCTACAAGGCCCACTACTTCTTTGCCTTTGCCACCCTGAACTCGCTGCTCAACCCCGTCATCTACACGTGGCGCAGCCGGGACCTGCGGCGGGAGGTACTGCGGCCGCTGCAGTGCtgccggcgggcggcgggcgtTCAAGGGCGGCGGGGCGGGACCCCGGGCCATCGCCTCCTGCCTCTCCGCAGCTCCAGCTCGCTAGAGAGGGGCACACACATGCCCACGTCGCCCACGCTTCTGGAGGGCAACACGGTGGTCTGA